Proteins co-encoded in one Salvia splendens isolate huo1 chromosome 4, SspV2, whole genome shotgun sequence genomic window:
- the LOC121799821 gene encoding importin subunit alpha-2-like: MSLRPGARAEVRRSRYKVAVDADEGRRRREDNMVEIRKSKREESLLKKRREGLQPQPFTASLQSSALEKKLESLPAMVAGIWSDDNNLQLEATTLFRKLLSIERSPPIEEVIQSGVVPRFVQFLMREDFPQLQFEAAWALTNIASGTSENTRVVIDHDAVPIFVKLLCSPSDDVREQAVWALGNVAGDSPRCRDLVLNNGALVPLLAQLKGSTKLSMLRNATWTLSNFCRGKPQPPFEQVRPAIPALERLIYSDDEEVLTDACWALSYLSDGTNDKIQAVIETGLCRRLVDLLLHPSPSVLIPALRTVGNIVTGDDVQTQSIIEYGALPSLLSLLTHHHKKSIKKEACWTISNITAGNREQIQAVIDAGLIGPLVNLLQTAEFDIKKEAAWAISNATSGGTDEQIVYLVSQNCIKPLCDLLICPDPRIVTVCLEGLENILKVGSNYGDVNNFAQLIDEAEGLEKIENLQSHDNNEIYEKAVKILESYWLEEDETLPAAADESQTGFNFGGNGLQAPPGGFSFN, translated from the exons ATGTCGCTGAGGCCGGGCGCTAGGGCAGAGGTGAGGCGGAGCCGCTACAAGGTGGCGGTCGACGCCGATGAGGGGCGGAGGAGGAGGGAGGACAACATGGTGGAGATCCGGAAGAGTAAGCGCGAGGAGAGTTTGCTTAAGAAGCGTAGGGAAGGCCTCCAGCCGCAGCCGTTCACAGCGTCGCTTCAGTCCTCCGCGCTCGAGAAGAAG TTGGAGAGTCTTCCTGCTATGGTTGCTGGCATCTGGTCAGATGATAACAACTTGCAGCTTGAAGCAACTACACTATTCCGCAAATTACTATCAATTG AAAGAAGCCCTCCTATTGAAGAGGTTATCCAATCTGGTGTTGTTCCTCGGTTTGTTCAGTTCCTCATGAGAGAGGACTTCCCTCAGCTTCAG TTTGAGGCTGCATGGGCACTGACTAATATTGCCTCTGGTACATCAGAAAACACCAGAGTAGTTATTGATCATGATGCTGTGCCAATTTTTGTGAAGCTTCTATGTTCACCCAGTGACGATGTCCGTGAACAG GCTGTGTGGGCATTGGGGAATGTTGCAGGTGATTCTCCTAGATGCCGTGACCTTGTCCTTAACAATGGAGCCCTGGTCCCCTTGTTGGCTCAGTTGAAGGGCTCTACTAAGCTGTCAATGCTGAGAAATGCCACCTGGACTTTGTCAAACTTCTGCAGAGGCAAGCCACAACCTCCCTTTGAGCAG GTAAGACCGGCAATTCCAGCCCTTGAGCGTCTTATTTACTCAGACGATGAAGAGGTACTTACTGATGCATGCTGGGCTCTTTCATACCTATCGGATGGTACAAATGACAAAATTCAAGCTGTGATTGAGACTGGTCTCTGTCGACGCCTTGTTGATCTCCTTCT CCATCCCTCTCCTTCTGTGCTTATCCCTGCCCTCCGTACTGTTGGAAATATTGTGACTGGCGATGATGTTCAAACTCAG TCAATCATTGAGTATGGTGCACTTCCTTCACTATTAAGCTTGTTGACTCACCATCACAAAAAGAGCATCAAGAAAGAAGCCTGCTGGACAATTTCAAACATCACTGctggaaacagagaacaaataCAG GCTGTAATAGATGCTGGCTTGATAGGTCCCTTAGTCAATCTACTTCAGACTGCCGAATTCGATATAAAGAAAGAGGCTGCATGGGCTATATCAAACGCTACGTCTGGAGGAACCGATGAGCAAATCGT GTACTTGGTCAGTCAGAACTGTATTAAACCTTTATGTGATCTCCTGATCTGCCCCGATCCAAGAATCGTGACCGTTTGTTTGGAGGGTCTGGAAAACATACTGAAAGTTGGGAGCAACTATGGAGATGTCAATAATTTTGCCCAGTTAATAGATGAAGCAGAAGGGCTAGAAAAGATTGAGAATTTGCAGAGTCATGACAACAACGAAATCTACGAGAAGGCTGTAAAGATACTCGAGTCCTATTGGCTAGAGGAGGACGAGACTTTACCTGCTGCTGCTGACGAAAGCCAGACCGGATTCAACTTTGGAGGAAATGGCCTTCAAGCACCACCTGGTGGATTCAGTTTCAACTGA